From a region of the Fischerella sp. JS2 genome:
- a CDS encoding amino acid adenylation domain-containing protein, giving the protein MTLYKLLSELSERGVNLWAEGDQLRIRAPQQALTPELRNSLAESKAELLLLLQQTNIVADNTDLPVVVPCLEQRHEPFPLTDMQYAFWVGRSGILELGNVANHGYYEIECVDLDLERLNQALQALIERHDMLRAIVLPSGQQVILEQVPFYQIEVLDLREQDDEVVTSVIENIRQRMSHQVLSADQWPVFEFRATRLDGQRIRLHFSYDLQTFDAWSMFRFFDEWYQIYQNPHVVLPPLELSFRDYVLAEQKLQDTELYKRSQEYWFNRLDELPPAPDLPLAKNPKEIKEHQNQRYEGRLELADWQQLKQRAANAGLTPSGVLLAAFAEILTVWSSPRFTINLALFNRLPLHPQVNDILGDFTSVTLLAVDNCTPESFSDRSRRLQQQLWQDLEHRYISGVRVTRELARRRGKAPSAMPVVFTSTLGFSSLGQETLTFSRFGELVYGISQASQAWMDIQVWEDKGALTFNWDVVEELFPEGLIVDMFEAYCRFLKQLATSELAWTEKNRRLIPPAQLAQRQVINATTAPTPDELLHTLFATQVQKQGGEPAVISSERTLTYQELYTLANQVGHRLRQLGVVPNQLIAVVMEKGWEQIVAVMGILAAGAAYVPIDPGLPQQRREYLLENSQVKIVLTQSCLHKKLQWPLGIQLLCIDTETFANENSEPLQPVQTHDDLAYVIYTSGSTGLPKGVMITHRNVVNVVVHTNQRFNITSQDRILAVTALNHDLSVYDIFGLLSAGGAIVIPDACAVKDPASWAELMVREKVTLWNSVPAMMKMLVEYAENQSVTLPTSLRLAILGGDWLPVSLPTRLQTLIPGVEILSIGGPTETTIWNIGYLITEVNPDWKSIPYGKPMANTKYYILNEALEDCPVWVPGQMYCAGVQVAKGYWQDEEKTAANFIIHPRTKERIYRTGDLGRYLPDGNIEFLGRVDFQIKLRGYRIETGEIEAALKQHPDIKDAIVTAVGESQQNQHLVAYVVPKQDKALSFLETESADSYISQLIWRSLVQAGLQQAQNSFWDADVPTFAEIWEHQNYLYTISVCRALRKLGVYNSPKEKYDIDTLISRCQIAPRYKKWLNRALQVLVKEGWLQQQGEVFTSVVELPIVVSQKLSKYIQINHRFTKTWMDLIPDAPFEDLADIITERIHSAEIYVSEKTQEIYKIMFADCNAIASVIIATIVQNLEPGKQLRILEVGGGYGSTTEHLLPLLLSQTTYVFTDISQFFLQQVQEKFANYPFVNYDILDLEKNPVEQGFELHSFDLVIAATVIHNTQYVEQTLKNIRSLLAPNGLLLGIEKTQFHP; this is encoded by the coding sequence ATGACTTTATATAAACTTTTATCCGAACTCTCTGAGCGAGGGGTGAATTTGTGGGCTGAGGGCGACCAACTACGCATTCGCGCTCCTCAGCAAGCACTGACACCAGAACTGCGTAACTCACTGGCTGAGTCTAAAGCTGAACTTCTATTGTTATTGCAACAGACCAATATAGTAGCTGATAATACCGATTTACCAGTAGTTGTACCATGTCTAGAACAGCGCCACGAACCTTTTCCTCTCACCGATATGCAATATGCCTTTTGGGTGGGTCGTAGCGGCATCTTAGAGTTAGGCAATGTCGCCAATCATGGTTATTACGAAATTGAATGTGTTGATTTAGACTTGGAACGATTGAATCAAGCTTTGCAAGCATTAATTGAGCGTCACGATATGTTGCGGGCCATAGTGTTACCCAGCGGCCAGCAAGTGATTCTCGAACAAGTGCCTTTTTATCAAATTGAAGTTTTAGACTTGAGAGAACAAGACGATGAAGTTGTCACCTCTGTAATTGAGAATATTCGTCAGCGCATGTCTCATCAGGTGCTGAGTGCTGACCAATGGCCAGTATTTGAGTTTCGAGCCACACGTTTAGATGGGCAGCGCATCCGTCTGCATTTCAGCTACGATTTGCAGACATTTGATGCCTGGAGTATGTTTCGTTTTTTTGACGAGTGGTATCAAATTTACCAAAATCCTCATGTGGTATTGCCACCTTTAGAACTTTCATTTCGGGATTATGTCTTAGCAGAGCAAAAACTGCAAGATACAGAATTATACAAGCGATCGCAAGAGTATTGGTTCAATCGTTTAGACGAATTACCTCCAGCCCCAGACTTACCTCTGGCTAAAAACCCGAAAGAAATCAAAGAACACCAAAATCAGCGTTATGAAGGACGATTAGAGCTAGCTGATTGGCAACAATTAAAGCAGCGAGCTGCTAATGCTGGTTTAACTCCCTCTGGAGTTTTGCTGGCTGCTTTTGCCGAAATCTTGACTGTTTGGAGTAGTCCGCGATTTACGATTAATCTTGCCTTGTTTAATCGTCTGCCATTGCACCCCCAGGTTAACGATATTCTAGGAGACTTTACCTCCGTAACCTTATTAGCTGTAGACAATTGTACTCCAGAGTCATTTAGCGATCGCTCTCGCCGCCTGCAACAACAACTGTGGCAAGATTTAGAACATCGTTATATCAGTGGAGTGCGCGTCACGCGGGAGTTGGCTCGCAGGCGGGGTAAAGCTCCCAGCGCCATGCCAGTTGTATTCACTAGCACTCTGGGCTTTAGCTCTCTTGGACAAGAAACGTTGACCTTCAGTCGTTTTGGCGAGTTAGTCTATGGTATCAGTCAAGCTTCCCAAGCTTGGATGGATATTCAGGTTTGGGAAGATAAAGGAGCGTTGACGTTCAATTGGGATGTGGTTGAAGAACTTTTCCCGGAAGGATTGATTGTCGATATGTTTGAGGCTTATTGTCGTTTCCTCAAACAACTAGCCACTTCTGAATTAGCTTGGACTGAGAAGAATCGACGATTAATTCCTCCTGCCCAATTAGCGCAACGGCAAGTTATTAATGCAACTACCGCACCAACTCCCGACGAACTGCTGCATACTTTGTTTGCAACACAAGTCCAAAAGCAAGGAGGAGAACCCGCCGTTATTTCATCCGAGCGTACCCTGACTTATCAAGAGCTATACACACTTGCAAATCAAGTCGGTCATAGATTGCGGCAACTAGGGGTTGTTCCTAACCAACTAATAGCCGTGGTTATGGAGAAAGGATGGGAGCAAATTGTGGCTGTCATGGGAATTTTGGCTGCTGGTGCTGCTTATGTTCCCATCGATCCCGGATTGCCACAACAACGCAGGGAATATCTTCTAGAAAATAGTCAGGTCAAAATTGTTCTAACTCAATCATGTTTGCATAAAAAGTTGCAATGGCCGTTGGGGATACAGCTTTTGTGCATAGATACAGAAACATTCGCTAACGAAAACAGCGAACCACTCCAACCAGTACAAACGCATGATGATTTAGCTTATGTAATTTACACCTCTGGTTCCACTGGTTTACCCAAAGGAGTGATGATTACTCATCGCAACGTCGTTAACGTGGTTGTCCACACGAACCAGCGGTTTAATATTACTTCTCAAGACCGCATCTTGGCTGTAACGGCTCTCAATCATGATTTGTCTGTTTATGACATATTCGGTTTGCTGAGTGCTGGTGGTGCGATTGTGATACCCGATGCTTGTGCTGTCAAAGATCCAGCTTCCTGGGCTGAGTTGATGGTGCGGGAAAAAGTGACGCTGTGGAACTCAGTACCCGCAATGATGAAGATGTTGGTGGAATACGCAGAAAACCAATCTGTAACATTACCAACAAGCTTGCGTTTGGCAATTCTAGGCGGAGATTGGCTTCCGGTTTCCTTACCTACCCGTCTCCAAACTTTAATACCAGGTGTAGAAATACTCAGTATTGGCGGCCCAACAGAAACAACTATTTGGAATATTGGTTATTTGATTACAGAGGTTAACCCAGATTGGAAGAGTATTCCTTATGGAAAACCGATGGCAAATACAAAATATTATATTTTGAATGAAGCCTTGGAAGATTGCCCTGTTTGGGTTCCCGGTCAAATGTACTGTGCTGGTGTCCAAGTTGCTAAGGGTTATTGGCAGGATGAAGAAAAAACTGCTGCTAATTTCATTATTCATCCCCGCACAAAAGAACGCATTTACCGTACAGGCGACCTCGGTCGTTATTTACCCGATGGCAATATTGAATTTTTGGGACGTGTAGATTTTCAAATCAAACTCCGGGGATATCGCATTGAAACAGGAGAAATTGAGGCAGCTTTAAAACAGCACCCAGATATCAAAGATGCAATAGTCACTGCTGTAGGTGAGTCACAGCAAAATCAGCATTTGGTAGCTTATGTGGTTCCCAAGCAAGATAAAGCATTAAGCTTCTTGGAAACGGAAAGTGCAGACTCTTACATATCTCAGCTAATTTGGCGATCGCTGGTACAAGCAGGACTGCAACAAGCCCAAAATAGTTTTTGGGATGCAGATGTTCCCACTTTCGCTGAAATATGGGAACACCAAAATTATCTATACACTATTTCAGTGTGTCGGGCACTAAGAAAGCTTGGTGTTTATAACTCACCAAAAGAGAAGTATGACATAGATACTTTAATCTCTCGATGTCAAATTGCTCCCCGCTACAAAAAATGGTTAAATCGAGCGTTGCAAGTGCTGGTTAAAGAAGGCTGGTTGCAGCAGCAGGGAGAAGTTTTTACCAGTGTTGTTGAATTACCAATTGTTGTATCTCAAAAGCTTTCAAAATATATTCAGATAAATCATAGGTTTACTAAAACCTGGATGGATTTGATTCCTGATGCTCCTTTTGAGGACTTAGCAGACATTATTACCGAAAGAATCCATTCAGCAGAAATTTATGTCTCCGAAAAAACTCAGGAGATATATAAAATTATGTTTGCTGATTGCAATGCGATCGCAAGCGTAATCATTGCCACAATAGTACAAAATCTAGAGCCAGGAAAACAACTGCGAATTCTAGAAGTCGGAGGTGGTTATGGTTCGACTACAGAACATTTGCTGCCACTATTACTATCACAAACTACCTACGTTTTTACCGATATTTCTCAATTCTTTCTTCAGCAAGTTCAAGAAAAATTTGCCAACTATCCTTTTGTGAATTATGATATTTTAGACCTGGAGAAAAATCCTGTCGAGCAAGGTTTTGAGCTACATTCCTTCGATTTAGTTATTGCTGCAACTGTTATTCATAACACTCAATATGTAGAACAAACACTGAAAAATATTCGCTCCTTGTTAGCTCCAAATGGTTTACTTTTGGGAATTGAAAAAACTCAATTTCATCCCTAG
- a CDS encoding phosphopantetheine-binding protein: protein MVLQQGFERFEDRELRSEHPVLSKEQWRKILASLEFTDSVFMNQPGSVADLIGFDVFVAQAPATVQRFKPKQLRDFLGEKLPEYMLPAEFVLLDALPLTANGKVDRRALPGLQGLRCLTTSRYASTQVKAAYVMPQTETEKIIANIWQEVLQIEKVGINDNFFELGGDSLQVTQVVSRVHEKFQLNVPMQSLLQTPTLASLAKSIDEINITAQIQAPIDKALTNRVEIEL, encoded by the coding sequence ATGGTTCTACAGCAAGGGTTTGAACGCTTTGAGGATCGAGAACTCCGATCAGAACATCCAGTGCTATCAAAAGAACAATGGCGGAAAATATTAGCTTCTTTGGAATTTACAGACAGCGTTTTTATGAATCAGCCTGGTTCGGTTGCCGATTTAATTGGGTTTGATGTTTTCGTTGCTCAAGCACCAGCAACCGTGCAACGTTTTAAACCTAAACAGTTACGCGATTTCCTTGGGGAAAAACTGCCTGAGTATATGCTGCCTGCTGAATTTGTCCTTTTAGATGCTTTACCACTAACAGCTAATGGCAAAGTAGATCGTCGTGCTTTACCTGGGTTACAAGGTTTGCGATGTCTGACGACAAGCCGCTATGCGTCTACGCAAGTGAAAGCAGCTTATGTAATGCCTCAAACAGAAACAGAAAAAATCATTGCTAATATTTGGCAAGAAGTTTTGCAAATAGAGAAAGTCGGTATTAACGATAATTTTTTTGAACTGGGGGGAGATTCTCTACAAGTTACCCAAGTTGTCTCGCGGGTACATGAAAAATTCCAACTCAACGTACCCATGCAAAGTTTGCTGCAAACACCAACTCTCGCTAGTTTGGCAAAGTCCATTGACGAGATTAATATAACAGCTCAAATCCAAGCTCCCATCGACAAAGCATTAACTAATCGAGTGGAAATTGAGTTATGA